AGTAGTGCGGTTATCAAGGGCAGTCTTGAGTTCATGACCTGTAACAATTCAAAATGTCTGCCTCCCGAACAGGTTGAATTTAGTATTCCTGCCAAACAGGGGGAAAGCAGTAAAATTAATAAAACGGCTGCAGTTACGGCCGAAGGTTCAAATCTGGGCGCTTCTGCAGCTAAGAAAACACCGGGCTTGTCAAAGGACTCATCCGGATTAAAGAATACACACAGTTCGGCAACAGTTAAAGCTGCTGATCAGATTAATCAGACTGTTAAAGTGAAATCGGCAGCAGAAAGTAGTACAAACCATGAAAGACAATCTCTGTGGAAAATATTTTTAGCCGGCATATTAGGTGGATTTGCAGCTTTGATCATGCCCTGTATTTTTCCCATGTTGCCGTTGACGGTCAGTTTCTTTATTAAGAAAAATGAATCAAAAGGGAGCGGGATAAGTAAGGCCTTAATTTACGGGCTTTCCATTATCGTCATTTATGTCCTACTGGGATTGTTGATCACCGTCATTTTCGGTGCCGATGCCTTGAATGATCTTTCAACAAACGGAATATTCAACCTGTTCTTTTTCTTGTTGCTGGTGGTATTTGCTGCTTCCTTCCTGGGCGCTTTTGAGATCATTTTACCAGCTTCGTGGGTTAATGCAGCCGATAAGCAAAGTGATAAAGGCGGTGTTTGGGGCCTATTTTTCATGGCGGCCACTCTGGCCCTGGTCTCTTTTTCATGTACCGGACCGATTATCGGGACTTTGTTGGTGGAGGCTGCTTCGATGGGGCATTATCTTGCTCCGGCCATAGGAATGTTCGGTTTTGCACTTGCCCTTGCTTTGCCTTTTACTCTTTTTGCAATGTTCCCTTCCTGGATGAAAGCACTGCCCAAGTCGGGCAATTGGTTTAATACGGTGAAAGTTGTGCTTGGCTTCCTGGAGTTGGCTTTGGCAATGAAATTTCTGTCAAATGTCGACCTCGCTTACAATTGGCACTGGTTTGACCGTGAAGTAAACCTTTCATTGTGGATCGTGATTTTTGGCATATTGGGCATTTATCTTTTGGGGAAACTGAAACTTCCGCATGAAAACAGCATTGATCATATCTCAGTGCCCCGTTTGTTTGTGGCTATTATTACATTGGCATTTACAATTTATATGATTCCCGGTTTGTGGGGCGCACCGCTCAAAGCTATCTCTGCTTTCCTTCCTCCCCAGCAAACACAGGACT
This sequence is a window from Bacteroidota bacterium. Protein-coding genes within it:
- a CDS encoding cytochrome c biogenesis protein CcdA codes for the protein MTCNNSKCLPPEQVEFSIPAKQGESSKINKTAAVTAEGSNLGASAAKKTPGLSKDSSGLKNTHSSATVKAADQINQTVKVKSAAESSTNHERQSLWKIFLAGILGGFAALIMPCIFPMLPLTVSFFIKKNESKGSGISKALIYGLSIIVIYVLLGLLITVIFGADALNDLSTNGIFNLFFFLLLVVFAASFLGAFEIILPASWVNAADKQSDKGGVWGLFFMAATLALVSFSCTGPIIGTLLVEAASMGHYLAPAIGMFGFALALALPFTLFAMFPSWMKALPKSGNWFNTVKVVLGFLELALAMKFLSNVDLAYNWHWFDREVNLSLWIVIFGILGIYLLGKLKLPHENSIDHISVPRLFVAIITLAFTIYMIPGLWGAPLKAISAFLPPQQTQDFDLYTHQLGTAGQVQHPSRKYGDIFHAPFNLDAFFDYEEGMAYARQVKKPVMIDFTGHACVNCRQMEAAVWTNKEVFKRLNQDYVLIQLYVDDKTELPANEQIISTFSGKKIKTIGNKWSDFQASRYHSNSQPDYVLLDNKGKLLVPTRGADYNAAGFVKFLDSGLKAYSER